The sequence CGGCCTCAGGATGATTTCTATAACTACGTCAACGGAACATGGTTGAAAAAGACGGAGATACCCGCTGACAAATCGTCGTGGGGGTCTTTTTATGAATTACGTGAGAACTCCTTAAATGAATTACGGACCATCGTCGATTCCGTCAGCAAAGATACAGCCGTGAAGCCCGGCACAAACGAACAAAAAATTGCGGACGTGTACGCCAGTTACATGGACGAACCGACGCTGGACACCCTGGGCGTTACACCATTAAACAGCCAATTTGCGCTAATTGATGCGCTGCAAGATAAAAAACAGGTCGCTGGCATGATTGCCTATTTATCCCGCATAGGCGTCAAAGTCCCTTACGACATCGGCGTTCACCAGGATGCCAAGGATTCGACCAAGGTGATTGTTGACCTCGGTCAAAGTGGCTTGGGGCTGCCGGATCGGGATTACTATCTCAAGGATGATGACGTCAAGCTAAAAGAGGCACGCACCAAATATCTTGCGCACATAGAGAAGATGCTGACGCTGGCTGGCGATAAAGCCGCGGCACACAATGCTTCAAGCGTCCTTACCCTCGAAACCGCATTAGCAAAAATACAGTGGACCAAGGTCCAAAATCGCGATCCGGTCAAAACGTATAACAAAGTGGAATTAAATCAGCTGGCAACGTTAGCGCCGCATAACAATTGGAACAGCTATCTCACGGAAGCCGGACTGAAAGACAAAATTTCTTACGTCGTCGTCAGTCAGCCGAGCTACATTGAAGGTTTCGATCAGGTGCTGGAAACGACCTCTCTGGACGCGTGGAAGGCCTATTTTAAATGGCACGTCTTAAGTAGATTTTCCTCCGCATTGTCCAAGCCCTACGTGGACGAAAACTTTGCGTTTTATGGAAGCGTATTGCGCGGTGTACCGCAGAACGAGCCACGCTGGAAGCGCGGCGTAAAAATGGTGGAGGATACCGTTGGTGAAGGTTTGGGCGAATTATACGTTGCCCAATACTTCCCACCAGAGAATAAAGCACGCATGGAAATGCTGGTCAGTAATCTGATCGCGGCCTATAGAGAAAGTATCCACACGCTGGATTGGATGGGACCGGCCACCAAACAACAAGCGGAGAAAAAGCTAAACACGCTCATGACCAAAATCGGCTATCCAAATAAATGGCGTGACTATTCCACACTGACGATCAAGAAAAATGATCTGGTCGGCAATATTATTCGCGCTAACGAGTTTGAATATCAACGCAATATCAACAAATTAGGCAAACCGGTTGATCGCGATGAATGGGGCATGACGCCACAAACCGTCAACGCTTATTACAATCCGGAATTGAATGAGGTGGTGTTTCCTGCTGCTATCTTACAGCCGCCATTTTTCAACGCCAAAGCTGACGATGCGGTCAATTACGGCGGTATAGGTGCTGTAATTGGACACGAAATCAGCCATGGTTTTGATGATCAGGGCAGTCAATACGACGAGGTCGGCAATCTGCGCGATTGGTGGACCAAAGACGATCACGAAAAATTCGCAGTCAAAACCAAAGCATTGGTTGCCCAATACAGCGCTTATAGTCCGGTTCCTGGATATAAACTCAATGGCGAACTGACCTTGGGCGAAAACATCGCGGACAATTCGGGGTTGACCATCGCCTATAAGGCATATCAATTGTCCTTGGCTGGAAAGGCCGCACCAGTGATCGACGGGATGACCGGCAATCAACGTTTTTACCTTGGCTGGGCGCAGGTCTGGCGCGGCAAGGTACGCGATGCGCAAGCAATCGTGTATGTAAAAACCGACCCGCACTCTCCCCCACAATTCCGCGGCAACGGCACGCTCGAAAACCAACCGGGCTTCTACAGCGCGTTTGACGTCAAACCGGGTGACAAGATGTATCTGGCTCCAGGGCAACGCGTGATTATGTGGTGATGAAAATCAAATAAAAATGCTATAAATAAACTGCTGATGGCGGCCAGTAAGCGTCAGGCCATCAGCAGTCGACGCTATTTCGCGTGTGCGCCTGCGGAAAAGCAAAAGTAAATCCTGGCAAACACGGCCTTAAGATGAACCCCAACAATGAAGCAATTAAGCCACCCAGCTACCAAGCCGCCAGCATTCCCCCTTTAAACTCTGTTTCGACGAATCTCTTCACCTCGTCGGACTGATACGCCTTAAGTAATTTAGGCAACCATGGTTGATCCTTGTCCTTTTCCCTTACCGCAATTAAGCACGCATAGGGGCCGTCGCCGCTTTCAATCACCAGACTATCGCGAGGGGGATTAAGCCCAGCCTTAACTGCGTAGTCGGCGTTGATGGCAGAAGCATCAAGGTCGTCAAGCGTACGCGGCAATTGCGCAGCATCAATCTCCACGAATTTGAATTTTTTAGGATTATCGATGATGTCGACAATCGTCGCGTTCACGCCTGCAATCGGGTCGATACCGGTTCGCAATTTGATAACACCCTGCTTTTGCAAAAGTAACAGCACCCGACTTTCGTTAGCCGGATCATTCGGGAGGCCAATTTTGGCGCCGGTTGGCAACGCTGCGAGCGTCCGGTATTTTTTCGAATAAATCGCCATTGGCCCAATTATCGTGCGCCCGACGCCGACTAGCTTGTAACCGCGCGCTTTAATCTGCGCGTTCAAAAACGGCCGATGCTGGTAAGCATTGGCATCAAGCTCTCCTGCGTCCAGTGCTGCGTTGGGTTGTATGTAATCGTTAAACTCAATGATCTGCAGCTTTAAGCCGGGCTGACGTTCCAGGACCCGTTTTGCCACTTCCAGAACCTGTGCTTGCGGCCCGCTGGTAGCACCGATTCTGATGATTTTATCTTCAGCGAAGACATTGATACTCGTTACCAGTAATAGCAACACTGAAATCGCAGAAGCAAGCCGACGAAACATAATTTTCCCCTTATAAATTGTATTCAAAATTATTTTTATGACAGCGTTTACACTGATTTTTACGGTGTTTTCTTGATTTAAAACGAATCGCACAGAGACCCCACAGACACGGGCGCGAAGCGCGCGCCTCGAAAAATGCTGGCTCTGCCAGATAGGATTTATACGGCGACATCCTGCGCAGCGCGTTCACGAACCTGCGCGCGATAGCCTGCGGAGATATGTTTCGCGGACAGACGATTGCCACAACCAAAAATTTTCTGGCGCAGCGACCCATCCTCGTATTCGGTTTTATAGATGCCGCGCTGCTGTAATACTGGAATGACCAGATCAACAAACGCTTCAAAGCTTTCCGGGCTGACCGTGCGCGTCAGATTAAAGCCATCGATATCGGTATCGCGTATCCAATCTTCCAGCGCATCGGCAACCTGTGATGGCGAGCCGACAATCGTGGCATAACGCCCGCCCAATGCCAGTTGCTCCAACAATTTGCGCTTGGTCCAGTCCAATTCGGGATTAGTGACGGTCTTCACCAGAGATTCGATCGCATTATTCTTCACAGCACGAATTGGCTCGTCCATGGCATATTTTGAAAAGTCGATACCTGTACCACTGGAAAAATGCGCCAGACCTGCTTCCGGACTGGCATAAGCGGTATATTCTTGAAACAGATCCCACGCTTCCTTTTCGGTCGGTGCCACGACCACGGTCAAGCCCATGAAAACCTTTACATCATTGGCCTCACGGCCTTGTGTTACAGCAGACCGACGAGCCTCGGTGACGAGCTTGCGCGCTGCTTCTTTGGTCTGGCTGGAAATAAAAATACATTCGGCGTGGCGCCCCGCGAAGACTTGCCCACGACCAGACGAACCGGCCTGATACAGGACCGGAGTACGTTGCAATGAAGGTTCGCTGAGATGGATTGCCTCGACTCGATAATAGTCTCCGCGATGATCAACTTTATGGACCCGATCCGGTTGCGCATAAATACGGCGCTTACGGTCGCGTAAAACAGCGTCATCCTCCCAGCTACCTTCCCATAATTTATAGACAACTTCCATGAATTCATCGGCGCGATCGTAACGCTGATCGTGATCCAGTTGCGTCGATAAGCCGACTGCCCTGGCCGCGCTTTCCAGATAACCTGTGACAATATTCCAACCTATGCGTCCTTTGGTCAGATGGTCCAATGTCGACAGCTTGCGCGCAAACAGAAAAGGCTGTTCATAACTCAGATTCGCGGTAACGCCAAATCCAAGATGTTCAGTGACATGCGCCATCGCCGAGATCAACATCATCGGATCGTTGACAGGAAGTTGAATCGACTCCCGCAGCGTCAAATCGACCGAATCCTGGTACACGTCATACACCCCAACGATATCGGCGAGAAACAGTCCATCAAACTTGCCGCGTTCGAGCAATTTTGCAAGATCGGTCCAATACGCAATATCATTATAATTTTCGGATTGATCGCGCGGATGCGTCCATAGTCCATGGTTGATATGGTTCACGCAGTTCATGCTAAATGCGTTAAGAAGAATTTTCTTTTTTTTCATTTTTGATCGCTCGACGGCTTCTCGTCCGTCATAATTTTTAAAAGAATCAATTACATGGTGAAGTATCTAAATGGCGCCATGACGTGGAGGCTTTTTACCGTTGAGATAATAATTTCCGATAGCGAAATACTTCCATCGTACGGGGTCATGCAATGTATGGGTTCTAGCGTTACGCCAATGACGGTCAAGGTTATGCTCGGCCAAGGTCGATTGTGAGCCTGCCAGTTCAAATAGTTTGCTACCGGCCAGCAGTGAAATCTCGGTCGTCAATACGCGCGCTTCGGCTACCGCTATGGAGGCCGCAGCGACGCTTTCCTCATCAGGATGCGCCGCCGCCTGATCGACCCAGCGACCTGCCCTTTCCAGTAGTGCCTCTGCAGCATGCAGGTGGAT is a genomic window of Glaciimonas sp. PAMC28666 containing:
- a CDS encoding M13 family metallopeptidase, with the translated sequence MTRTLIAAAALTMISGTGNAADASQTSHYATTMQTAINPLTSGIDMQNADTAVRPQDDFYNYVNGTWLKKTEIPADKSSWGSFYELRENSLNELRTIVDSVSKDTAVKPGTNEQKIADVYASYMDEPTLDTLGVTPLNSQFALIDALQDKKQVAGMIAYLSRIGVKVPYDIGVHQDAKDSTKVIVDLGQSGLGLPDRDYYLKDDDVKLKEARTKYLAHIEKMLTLAGDKAAAHNASSVLTLETALAKIQWTKVQNRDPVKTYNKVELNQLATLAPHNNWNSYLTEAGLKDKISYVVVSQPSYIEGFDQVLETTSLDAWKAYFKWHVLSRFSSALSKPYVDENFAFYGSVLRGVPQNEPRWKRGVKMVEDTVGEGLGELYVAQYFPPENKARMEMLVSNLIAAYRESIHTLDWMGPATKQQAEKKLNTLMTKIGYPNKWRDYSTLTIKKNDLVGNIIRANEFEYQRNINKLGKPVDRDEWGMTPQTVNAYYNPELNEVVFPAAILQPPFFNAKADDAVNYGGIGAVIGHEISHGFDDQGSQYDEVGNLRDWWTKDDHEKFAVKTKALVAQYSAYSPVPGYKLNGELTLGENIADNSGLTIAYKAYQLSLAGKAAPVIDGMTGNQRFYLGWAQVWRGKVRDAQAIVYVKTDPHSPPQFRGNGTLENQPGFYSAFDVKPGDKMYLAPGQRVIMW
- a CDS encoding MetQ/NlpA family ABC transporter substrate-binding protein, translating into MFRRLASAISVLLLLVTSINVFAEDKIIRIGATSGPQAQVLEVAKRVLERQPGLKLQIIEFNDYIQPNAALDAGELDANAYQHRPFLNAQIKARGYKLVGVGRTIIGPMAIYSKKYRTLAALPTGAKIGLPNDPANESRVLLLLQKQGVIKLRTGIDPIAGVNATIVDIIDNPKKFKFVEIDAAQLPRTLDDLDASAINADYAVKAGLNPPRDSLVIESGDGPYACLIAVREKDKDQPWLPKLLKAYQSDEVKRFVETEFKGGMLAAW
- a CDS encoding LLM class flavin-dependent oxidoreductase, producing the protein MKKKKILLNAFSMNCVNHINHGLWTHPRDQSENYNDIAYWTDLAKLLERGKFDGLFLADIVGVYDVYQDSVDLTLRESIQLPVNDPMMLISAMAHVTEHLGFGVTANLSYEQPFLFARKLSTLDHLTKGRIGWNIVTGYLESAARAVGLSTQLDHDQRYDRADEFMEVVYKLWEGSWEDDAVLRDRKRRIYAQPDRVHKVDHRGDYYRVEAIHLSEPSLQRTPVLYQAGSSGRGQVFAGRHAECIFISSQTKEAARKLVTEARRSAVTQGREANDVKVFMGLTVVVAPTEKEAWDLFQEYTAYASPEAGLAHFSSGTGIDFSKYAMDEPIRAVKNNAIESLVKTVTNPELDWTKRKLLEQLALGGRYATIVGSPSQVADALEDWIRDTDIDGFNLTRTVSPESFEAFVDLVIPVLQQRGIYKTEYEDGSLRQKIFGCGNRLSAKHISAGYRAQVRERAAQDVAV